From Primulina tabacum isolate GXHZ01 chromosome 2, ASM2559414v2, whole genome shotgun sequence, one genomic window encodes:
- the LOC142524030 gene encoding uncharacterized protein LOC142524030, with translation MIRVRLLILAITAALFSSIQIDRVSSHEESGEWHCDSDTGIRIQAEFRPGIITVDGHADDWKEIDGLDFPLLPALDPDADKEYNDGKMTLKAVHDGKEAYFLLQVNGNYAYAKGNDNSCPSVALMFQIGGNASYHRMGGCEEGPDSCTNKTCHGNEVDIMHFSVGNAIPGRLYGSNPLDNREGNGGDRFGHLVDAYAWNPHCTFLDGIGPSGNETSAQNDWQGSWWHSSLTDHSGFTEYDSPYTSDGQKGTYFFEFSRPLRTMDRIQQDAQFTIGKSSKLSAAFWYPLEGKPWHGSGHFSISCDWIPLDFISGSSEPERPKVKQSSPWDAATAFSLLLSVVSFCMSIFIGHRLSRTSRAVQFTPMDNL, from the exons ATGATTCGAGTGCGACTCCTGATTCTCGCCATCACAGCTGCATTGTTTAGCTCAATTCAGATCGATCGGGTGAGCTCTCACGAGGAGTCCGGCGAATGGCACTGCGATTCCGACACTGGGATACGAATCCAGGCAGAGTTTAGACCCGGTATCATCACCGTCGACGGGCATGCGGACGATTGGAAGGAAATCGACGGTTTGGATTTTCCCCTGTTACCCGCTTTAGACCCTGATGCTGATAAAGAATACAACGATGGGAAAATGACTCTGAAG GCAGTGCATGACGGGAAAGAGGCTTACTTCCTGTTGCAAGTTAATGGAAACTATGCATACGCTAAAGG AAATGATAACAGTTGCCCATCTGTTGCTTTAATGTTTCAAATTGGTGGAAACGCGTCCTATCATAGA ATGGGCGGCTGTGAAGAAGGACCAGATTCTTGCACAAACAAGACTTGCCATGGGAATGAAGTTGACATTATGCACTTCTCGGTAGGCAATGCAATACCTGGAAGACTCTATGGCAGCAATCCATTGGACAACAGAGAAGGAAATGGGGGTGATAG GTTCGGTCATCTGGTAGATGCGTATGCGTGGAACCCACACTGTACATTCCTTGATGGTATCGGTCCTTCAG GAAACGAAACGAGTGCACAGAATGATTGGCAAGGATCATGGTGGCACAGCAGCTTGACCGATCACTCGg GTTTCACAGAGTACGACAGCCCATATACATCTGACGGTCAAAAGGGAACGTATTTTTTCGAATTTTCAAGGCCCTTAAGAACCATGGATCGAATTCAACAG GATGCTCAGTTCACGATTGGCAAGTCAAGTAAATTGTCAGCTGCATTTTGGTATCCTCTGGAAGGAAAGCCTTGGCATGGATCTGGACACTTTTCGATCAGCTGTGACTGGATACCTTTGGATTTCATCTCAGGTAGTTCCGAACCTGAGCGCCCTAAGGTTAAACAATCTAGTCCGTGGGATGCTGCTACAGCCTTTTCTCTTCTCTTATCTGTGGTATCATTTTGCATGTCCATTTTCATCGGGCATCGACTTTCTAGAACCAGCAGGGCAGTACAATTCACACCAATGGATAATCTTTAG
- the LOC142524039 gene encoding pentatricopeptide repeat-containing protein GUN1, chloroplastic-like: MASSTPPPHSTLTTAKPYQNHHFHHLQSHQNNHHRNSSHQWTSQKVSLNNHQPSHASAPKPPPPSAAAAAAAGDTSAFPCLSASDFSGRRSTRFVSKLHFGRPRLNSSSRHSSAAEEALRCAISGGGGVGCMDDILVSFQPKLCASDDYTFLLRELGNRGDWSKAMRCFQFAVSREKRRNELGKLTTSMISTLGRLGKVDLAKRVFDDAVNEGYGNTVYAYSALISAYAKSGHFDEAMRVFKSMKDSGLKPNLVTYNALIDACGKGGGDFKRASDILIEMLQNGVRPDRITYNSLLAVCSVAGLWERARSLFNEMVFRGIDQDIYTYNTLLDAACSGGHIDVAFEIMLEMPSKNILPNEVTYSTMIRGCAKAGRLERALSLFNEMKFAGIKLDRVSYNTLLSIYASLGRFEEALSISMEMESIGIKKDVVTYNALIDGFGKQGMYAKVKELFLEMTKEHLCPNLLTYSTLISVYCKGGLYRDAREVYRGFKQQGLKADVVFYSKLIDALCKKGLVELSILLLDEMMGEGIQPNVVTYNSIINAFGRLASADHLESELEPSKLMILQNVSDSEVEDEADDKIIGVFKQLACGKSGDSRQNHRERNDLSCILGVFRKMHEMEIKPNVVTFSEILNACSHCNSFEEASLLLEELRLFDDQVYGVAHGLLMGLNESTWRQALLLFDEVNRMDSSTASAFYNALTDILWHFNQKRGAQFVVLEGKRRDVWENTWSESCLDLHLMSCGAARAMVHAWLLNIRSIVYDGHELPSLLSILTGWGKHSKVVGDGTLKRTVEALLISIGAPFSVAKCNIGRFISSGAVVAAWLRDSGTFKVLVLQDDRTHPESTRFGLIPNLQPLLL, encoded by the exons ATGGCTTCTTCGACTCCGCCACCGCATTCTACGCTAACCACCGCCAAACCCTACCAGAACCACCATTTCCACCACCTTCAAAGCCACCAGAACAACCACCATCGCAACTCCTCCCACCAATGGACCTCGCAAAAGGTCTCTTTAAACAATCACCAACCTTCTCATGCATCTGCCCCCAAGCCTCCCCCACCATCCGCCGCCGCGGCTGCAGCCGCCGGTGATACTTCTGCATTCCCTTGTCTTTCTGCCTCTGATTTCTCCGGCCGTCGATCGACTCGTTTTGTTTCCAAGTTGCACTTTGGCCGGCCCAGGTTGAATTCCTCAAGCCGCCACTCTTCTGCCGCTGAGGAAGCTCTCCGCTGTGCTATTAGTGGCGGCGGCGGGGTAGGATGTATGGACGATATTTTAGTCAGTTTCCAACCGAAGCTTTGCGCTTCTGATGACTATACTTTCTTGCTCCGGGAGCTGGGGAATAGGGGAGATTGGTCGAAGGCAATGCGGTGTTTCCAATTTGCGGTCAGTCGTGAAAAGAGAAGGAATGAATTGGGGAAATTGACCACATCCATGATTAGCACTCTGGGAAGGCTAGGCAAAGTGGATTTAGCCAAGAGAGTGTTTGACGATGCTGTCAATGAGGGGTATGGCAATACTGTTTATGCTTATTCTGCTTTGATTAGTGCGTATGCAAAGAGTGGACACTTTGATGAAGCCATGAGGGTGTTCAAGAGTATGAAAGATTCTGGCTTGAAGCCGAATTTAGTGACTTACAACGCCTTAATTGATGCTTGTGGGAAAGGAGGTGGGGATTTCAAGAGGGCTTCGGATATTTTGATTGAAATGTTGCAAAATGGGGTGCGACCTGACAGGATCACATACAATTCCCTCCTTGCTGTTTGTAGTGTTGCAGGGCTGTGGGAGAGGGCAAGAAGTTTGTTTAATGAGATGGTTTTCCGGGGCATTGATCAAGACATTTACACTTATAACACACTTTTAGATGCTGCCTGCAGCGGTGGACACATTGATGTGGCTTTTGAGATTATGTTGGAGATGCCCTCCAAAAATATCTTGCCTAATGAGGTAACTTACAGCACTATGATTCGGGGATGTGCCAAGGCCGGGAGACTGGAAAGGGCACTGAGTTTGTTCAATGAGATGAAATTTGCTGGTATTAAATTGGACAGAGTCTCCTATAATACATTGCTCTCTATTTATGCCAGCCTAGGTAGGTTCGAGGAGGCTCTCAGTATTAGCATGGAGATGGAGAGTATAGGTATCAAGAAGGATGTGGTTACTTACAATGCTCTGATAGATGGATTTGGTAAACAGGGAATGTATGCGAAGGTTAAAGAACTGTTTTTAGAGATGACAAAAGAACATCTCTGTCCGAATCTATTAACTTACTCAACATTGATCAGTGTATATTGTAAAGGAGGCTTATATAGAGACGCAAGGGAAGTATATAGAGGATTCAAACAACAAGGCTTGAAAGCCGATGTTGTTTTCTACAGCAAACTAATTGATGCCTTATGCAAGAAGGGGCTGGTGGAATTGTCAATATTGTTGCTTGATGAGATGATGGGGGAAGGGATTCAACCTAATGTTGTCACGTACAACTCAATCATTAATGCCTTTGGTCGATTGGCTAGTGCTGATCATCTAGAGTCTGAGTTAGAACCATCAAAGTTAATGATTCTTCAGAATGTTTCTGATAGTGAGGTTGAAGATGAAGCAGATGACAAAATCATAGGGGTTTTTAAGCAGTTGGCTTGTGGAAAATCAGGTGATAGCAGGCAAAACCACAGGGAAAGGAATGACTTAAGCTGCATATTGGGTGTTTTCCGGAAGATGCATGAAATGGAAATAAAGCCTAATGTTGTTACATTTTCAGAAATTCTTAACGCTTGCAG CCACTGTAATTCTTTTGAAGAAGCGTCATTGTTATTAGAAGAATTACGACTTTTTGATGACCAAGTTTATGGAGTGGCACATGGACTTCTCATGGGTCTTAATGAGAGTACTTGGAGGCAAGCATTATTGCTTTTCGATGAGGTGAACCGGATGGACTCTTCAACTGCATCTGCTTTTTATAATGCTCTGACTGACATACTGTGGCACTTTAATCAG AAGCGAGGTGCCCAATTTGTTGTACTTGAAGGGAAACGTCGAGATGTATGGGAAAATACTTGGTCTGAGTCTTGCTTAGATTTACACTTGATGTCGTGTGGTGCTGCCAGAGCGATGGTTCATGCATGGTTGCTGAACATTCGCTCTATTGTTTACGACGGCCATGAGTTACCGAGCCTTTTAAG CATCTTAACCGGTTGGGGCAAGCATAGCAAAGTTGTTGGTGATGGTACGCTGAAGCGAACGGTTGAAGCTCTTCTCATTAGCATAGGTGCACCATTTAGTGTCGCCAAGTGTAATATTGGAAGGTTTATATCGAGTGGAGCTGTGGTGGCTGCCTGGTTGAGAGATTCAGGAACTTTTAAGGTGCTAGTTCTTCAGGATGACAGAACTCACCCAGAAAGCACAAGGTTCGGCCTGATTCCAAATTTACAACCCCTCCTGTTGTAG